Proteins encoded within one genomic window of Oncorhynchus clarkii lewisi isolate Uvic-CL-2024 unplaced genomic scaffold, UVic_Ocla_1.0 unplaced_contig_12358_pilon_pilon, whole genome shotgun sequence:
- the LOC139399924 gene encoding leptin-B-like, with protein sequence MHVSVVLLCLGLVVSVSVCHPQRGRPLNGDVQMRNNIKLLAMITLVHIKNYLTEFNVPPEMEFNPMNPPIEGLASIWVHLGGLEESLQDSRCGQVYEDLSSMRGWVHSLSQALGCPDLAKPGGEALKTVYQSLVEGQRYMEKISLNLDKLKIC encoded by the exons ATGCATGTCTCTGTGGTCCTTCTCTGCCTGGGCCTggtggtgtctgtgtctgtgtgtcacccTCAACGCGGTCGGCCCCTCAACGGGGACGTCCAGATGAGGAACAACATCAAGTTGCTGGCCATGATCACTTTGGTCCACATAAAGAATTATCTGACCGAG TTCAACGTTCCCCCGGAGATGGAGTTCAACCCCATGAACCCCCCCATCGAGGGCCTGGCCTCCATCTGGGTCCACCTGGGGGGCCTGGAGGAGAGTCTGCAAGACAGCAGGTGTGGTCAGGTGTATGAAGACTTGTCCAGCATGCGGGGGTGGGTGCACTCTTTGTCCCAGGCCCTGGGCTGCCCTGATCTGGCCAAGCCTGGTGGAGAGGCCCTGAAGACAGTCTATCAGAGCCTGGTGGAGGGGCAGAGGTACATGGAGAAGATCAGTCTCAACCTGGACAAGCTCAAGATCTGCTGA